Proteins co-encoded in one Neoarius graeffei isolate fNeoGra1 chromosome 11, fNeoGra1.pri, whole genome shotgun sequence genomic window:
- the vgll2b gene encoding transcription cofactor vestigial-like protein 2b, translating into MPRTHQSYHPADQAHEPVFESPALFRFRAHPYVAVIGQKQMIDVPQEGRLVPNLRLQAELYRQSAAQRDPNPALDLVTRLPVLVLLSSLTGALSARTGEQCALSLWTQREQRAAAFIMSCPDVMRPLYSHYAPHAPGDAAFAGNFPTPTRVSSPSSRNRNLMDASGSEEVPALGGNPVPGSLSSSAYSSGGQKEKQVGEAEYLSSRCVLFTYYQGDISSVVDEHFSRALSSCTGMEGKRRASQVNAEPTSPNSRRNFPPSFWDSHYPSPPSRPHCDPTGTPAYSVDPYTQALHAGLPHAHPHAHPSDSWGYTQSQVYGPPRSLHELYSAPGLEAHYSPLLMPAVRPPHLPPTLPGHYDVAKLEPTPTWPGLLPPGDMALALNMDPGLQPHKKGKELYWF; encoded by the exons ATGCCTAGAACACACCAGAGTTATCACCCAGCTGATCAG GCGCACGAACCTGTATTTGAATCCCCAGCTCTTTTTCGATTTCGAGCCCACCCCTATGTGGCTGTGATTGGCCAGAAGCAAATGATCGACGTTCCTCAAGAAGGAAGACTGGTTCCGAATCTGCGTCTCCAAGCCGAACTGTATCGCCAAAGCGCGGCACAGAGAGACCCGAACCCGGCGCTGGACCTGGTTACCcggcttcctgtgctggttctgcTTTCCTCTTTAACCGGAGCTTTAAGCGCGAGGACTGGAGAGCAGTGCGCGCTTTCGCTCTGGACGCAgcgggagcagcgcgcggcggcgTTTATCATGAGTTGCCCGGACGTGATGCGCCCGCTTTACAGCCATTACGCACCTCACGCGCCTGGAGACGCCGCGTTCGCCGGCAATTTTCCG ACTCCCACTCGTGTCAGCAGTCCATCGTCTCGAAACAGGAACCTAATGGACGCCTCTGGATCAGAGGAGGTCCCAGCTTTAGGAGGGAACCCAGTGCCAGGGAGCCTGTCCTCATCTGCGTACTCCTCGGGCGGACAGAAGGAGAAGCAGGTCGGAGAAGCTGAGTACCTGAGTTCTCGATGTGTTCTTTTTACCTATTACCAAGGGGACATCAGTAGTGTGGTGGATGAGCACTTCTCCAGAGCTCTCAGCTCCTGCACAGGGATGGAAGGCAAGAGGAGAGCCAGTCAGGTCAATGCAG aacCAACATCTCCAAACAGTCGGAGAAATTTCCCTCCATCCTTCTGGGACAGTCATTATCCGTCACCACCCAGTCGACCTCATTGTGACCCAACAGGGACCCCAGCCTACTCCGTGGACCCCTACACCCAAGCTCTACATGCAGGTTTACCTCATGCCCATCCTCATGCTCACCCCTCTGACTCCTGGGGCTACACCCAAAGTCAGGTGTATGGTCCCCCACGGTCCCTTCATGAACTCTACTCTGCACCGGGGCTGGAGGCGCACTATAGTCCCCTGCTCATGCCTGCTGTCAGGCCACCCCACCTGCCCCCTACCCTGCCAGGCCATTACGATGTAGCGAAACTGGAACCTACACCCACATGGCCTGGACTGCTTCCACCAGGAGACATGGCACTCGCCCTAAACATGGACCCAG GGCTGCAGCCACATAAGAAAGGAAAGGAGCTCTACTGGTTTTAA